The sequence tcaacagttcagtatctctaatgaaaagttgagtcCCCCCACAACggcaaaatgggatcctttatagcaaagatcacacatagtcagacagcatagacataattcatcgttcagctttgtctcctttcccaaaccccagaaccataaaccaatcctccatatcaacaggcaaatatcaaattgtcatttagacacaacccactctaaatacaaactcacggagaggagaatgaggctataggttgagatagaaacaacattagagggagcatagaatgattccagacactggcaccctcctttctccactgggaaaggtagggagtaaaagatatgtttacacatgatgacactttgacctctcccctctcagtggcccatgcaacttagtcttgacatagaacagataactgcaacctcgccacagtattatcaaaaataccattctgatgagaagtaacttacacacatttgatgaatattaaacatcttacatatgttaccaacaaattctgaatcttccacaACACATCCTACTGACACACAATGGCTTTGAACTGCATTTCAATGACACAtttctttctactctctctcagTGGAAGATGTATAATCCCTCGTTCTCTCAAGTGGAGATCTGGTTCCGGTTTGTCTTTGTGGTTTTGACCTTCATGGTGACGGTAAGCGATCTATGCAATTGAATCCATCTTTATTGTTTCTGCTGTGTATGTTTGTCTTTGTATGTTAGTCTTTGCTGTTGTGTATTGCAGTGCATGTTTGCTCACTCTCTGAGGAAGTTCTCCATGAGAGACTGGGGCATTGAGCAGAAGTGGATGTCCATCCTGCTGCCTCTACTACTGCTGTATAACGGTGAGTCATTGAGTTGTTTACCACTCTTTCCTTTGTGCCTTCCACTGCACACCAGGCCTTGATATTTAAACGGTGTAATATGTTTGAACGTACCCTTCTGACGGCCTAACCTTGCTGTTAAAACCCATATACACTACAGTCTTTAGGTCTTTGAGGTTTTTACCTGTTTTGATGGCTGGGGTTCTTGTGTTTCAGATCCATTTTTCCCACTGTCGTTCCTGGTTAACAGCTGGTTTCCGAGGACTCTGGATGCATTCTTCCAGGCCCTCTTCCTGTGTTCCCTGCTGCTCTTCTGGCTCTGTGTCTACCACGGCATCCGGGTTCAGGTGGGTCTCATATTCATCTTTAACCAAACTCTATATTTTAGTATTGGAACCCAAAATCAGTCTGGtgtccctttttttttttaatttatttttaatcctgGATTATTCTGCTTCCTGTctcagggagagaggaagtgtcTGACGTTCTATCTTCCTAAACTGGTCATTGTCGGCCTCCTGTGGCTCTCAGCAGTTACCTTGGGGATATGGCAAACGTAAGTCTGAAGGACTCTGTCAAACTAACACTGTATAACATACTCTGTTTGGAAAAGGATGTTATGAGCTCTAATTTCCTTTACATCCACAGGGTCAATGAGCTACAGGACCCCACCTACCAGTACAAAGTGGACATCGCTAACTTCCAGGTGAGTGGAACACATTTACCTTCTGTAAGATCATTTTTATGGAAAATTCAGAAGCACATGTCCagtgtataattatatatattgtTCAACCTGGTAGAAGTTTGGACATTGACAGTGGAGGTAGTAGTGCAACGCCCATCATGTTGATTAAAGGTTTTGTTGTACTTCCAGGGCATGAAGATTTTCTTCCTGGTGGTGGTGACCCTGTACGTCCTGTATCTCATCTTCCTCATCGTCAGAGCTTGTTCTGAGCTCAAGAACATGCCCTATACCGGTAACAATGATGCATCTGTCATATTCTAATCCCGATAGAGTTATGGGTTGCATTTGATCCACTCTCATTTAGCCTTTCCTAATATTTTTTCTATTGTACTGTGGTCTCATCTTGGTCATCAGATCTCCGGCTGAAGTTTCTGACTGCGCTGACGTTTGTGGTCCTGGTAATAAGGTACGGCCATTGTCATCTGTTGACTTCTATTGAGTCATAGTATCGAAACTGGACGGATcaaacatattattattattattattatctcatTTGTTCCATTCCCTCTAGCATGGCGATACTCTATCTTAGGTTTGGTGCCAAGGCTCTGCAAGACAACTTTGTGGCTGAGTTGTCAACCCATTACCAGAACTATATCCTTTCTTGTCAATGTCTTTTTttgttgtcatttagcagacttgcttatccagaatgacttacaggagcaatcagtgttaagtgccttgctcgagGGCATATGGGCAGATTTTTAATATTGTCAGCTTTCGGGTTCGAACcagcagcctttcggttactggcccaacaatcgTAACCGCTTGGCTACCTGCCACTGACGTCTTCTCTTCTATTGTGAATTCTGAAGTCAGTAGCATAGGTTTAAAAAAATGGTCATCTTGATGAGCTTTGCATGCATTAGATACGTTTACTTAGATCTGATCCTTAACTCGACATACCAGCTGAATTTTTATCTTTCTATGGATTACTCAACTTTTACTTGTACACATTAGCATTTGTGTATTCCCCCTCAAAAGACGCCATTTATGGTAAGTGATTCTTGAGGAGAAGAAAAATATGCAATGAGATTTGAAAGATGAGTCTGGTTACTTATTGCCTTGTCAATCTCATTATCTTGTGTATTAGACTCCCAGTTGAAGGATAATCCTGCATTCTCCATGCTCAATGACTCAGATGATGAAGTCATATACGGGTAAGTAGTCATGTTAATTCACTGTCTCTCATTGCCTTTGTTATACATCGTTCTACTTAAAGATGTAGGCGTCACTGTCTTGAGATCAATTCTAGATATCGGAGTCTGCATATGCCTGCTTTGAATGTCTAAATGTGTTTCTGCTCAGACTGGTATGTATTTATTTTCTATGAAGGAGCGATTACGAGGAGATGCCTTTGCAAAATGGCCGTGCCATCAAAGCAACAGCCAAGTACCAGAATGAGAGCGACAGCGACTGATCCATTCCTGATTGGTGCGTCATTCACTCCCCTGTTGTCCTGATTGAATCCTTGAGGGGATTCTATTAAACTGGCCCGGGTTGCACCTGGCAGTGCCCATCACGTGACCGGGTGAAGACTGTGATGGAGGCGAACCCTTCTCAAAACGAATAACTTCTCAAAAGAATAGCTAACATTTTaaactagttttcattgggaaggcagataaagaTTTTTAATCAGTCACTTTTGCTTGtgaacacagaatcctactcatcaCTCCACGTGCTTAACCTACgccacttttttttgttttgagccgacttTGCTGTCGGCCAGAACAGGGCATCCGGCTCATGCCCGGGAAGCACCACGGTCACAAAACGATTGCAATCACTTTTCACCCGGTGCAAACTACGCCTGCCTGGGCTAGCCTAATCGAATCCCCTCATTGGACAGCATATTCAACGAATGAACCACCATTTGTAAATAAGGAACGTTTGCAGAAATAATGCAAATGGTAAAATACTGTAACTGTTAGGGTTGTGAAGGTCATTGAATTTTGAATGATGGTAATTGGCCAGCCAAATGACCGCGGTCTCCGTAATAACCGTTTTTGTTTTTACACACATTTTTCTCCTCCTTCactcctgactgcatgtgctgccatagaaatGTAATTACTTATTTTTCTGATGCATTGTGGGGGGAGTTTGCTAGTTTCTTATTTCAGCAAGGAGCGAAAAGGTTTCCTCACGTTAAGAGTACATGTTACCGCAGAAACGGACTCAAATGCACGAATGCCCGGCCGTCCCGTCTTGGCGGTCTTCATCCACAACCGTCGGTTACGCGGTTATacggtaattgtgccagccctagtaactgtacataaatatattttttaactgaaAAATGGTGTATTCTGAATGTAAATTCAAAGAAAGGAAAGGTGTGCAGGTATGGTCAAATGTTTTATAGCATTTTAGTCATCAAGTAGCCACATAAAAACAAACGTTCTGTACACTGTATCTTTTGGTTATCATGAGCCTCATCATAATTCTTGGATATATATAAATTAACTTTGAAGGAAAGCGTGACACATTTGATCATGAGATTTATTATTTATACAAAAATCACAATGTAACTAGTGTTAAACCACTACTGTCTCTCTTGTGCTTGAAATGTGGTGTTTTTAGCCATTCCTACTAAGCTCTCTGACATTCTgagtttgagggggggggggtgtaattctGCAAAAAAACATACCATGCTGCCACTGTTTTTATCCAAGACCTTTATCTCAAATGGTTGTAAAACCAGTTTAGATCAGCAATTCACTGTTGTATGCTTGTCATATACTCTGTTAATAGCCAGAGTATAAGCATGCATATCCATCAATCTAATACCCATAGAAGTGAAGTTTTCTGAGTATTTACCGGACTACCACCATGCGTTACAATAACCAGCAGGAAGAACCTTAACTTGAGTAGGTGTAGCAGTTGACCCACTCTTTTGCCAATCCATTCCTAAGTGAAGCCACTGTATGATTGTACTCCTGGTGTCCAAATCGTATGTCATTTTTGCCCCCCAAAATTATGGCACTATTGTTTAATAGCTATGGAAAAAGTTTTCAGTTTTCACATTCCCGAAGCAATAGTCT is a genomic window of Oncorhynchus kisutch isolate 150728-3 linkage group LG21, Okis_V2, whole genome shotgun sequence containing:
- the tmem181 gene encoding transmembrane protein 181 isoform X1 — encoded protein: MDTDYSAFENPLYSEFKYFCKKIQEVYNELKEDLTPYRDDRFYRLAPMRLYTLSKRHFVLVFVVFLICFGLTVFIGIAGPKILAETKYSGDELLDKNQSIKTGPFILQSPPLSTYNQQLWLTCIMQVEHSTVVDFLQHFEINVELKGVMQDASVMHIRSNVHQKSRMLHCGAKCDEIIVVHLGYLNYTQYQINVSFKGLENITYEVKVNFMWKMYNPSFSQVEIWFRFVFVVLTFMVTCMFAHSLRKFSMRDWGIEQKWMSILLPLLLLYNDPFFPLSFLVNSWFPRTLDAFFQALFLCSLLLFWLCVYHGIRVQGERKCLTFYLPKLVIVGLLWLSAVTLGIWQTVNELQDPTYQYKVDIANFQGMKIFFLVVVTLYVLYLIFLIVRACSELKNMPYTDLRLKFLTALTFVVLVISMAILYLRFGAKALQDNFVAELSTHYQNSAEFLSFYGLLNFYLYTLAFVYSPSKDAIYDSQLKDNPAFSMLNDSDDEVIYGSDYEEMPLQNGRAIKATAKYQNESDSD
- the tmem181 gene encoding transmembrane protein 181 isoform X2, with the translated sequence MDVLAPMRLYTLSKRHFVLVFVVFLICFGLTVFIGIAGPKILAETKYSGDELLDKNQSIKTGPFILQSPPLSTYNQQLWLTCIMQVEHSTVVDFLQHFEINVELKGVMQDASVMHIRSNVHQKSRMLHCGAKCDEIIVVHLGYLNYTQYQINVSFKGLENITYEVKVNFMWKMYNPSFSQVEIWFRFVFVVLTFMVTCMFAHSLRKFSMRDWGIEQKWMSILLPLLLLYNDPFFPLSFLVNSWFPRTLDAFFQALFLCSLLLFWLCVYHGIRVQGERKCLTFYLPKLVIVGLLWLSAVTLGIWQTVNELQDPTYQYKVDIANFQGMKIFFLVVVTLYVLYLIFLIVRACSELKNMPYTDLRLKFLTALTFVVLVISMAILYLRFGAKALQDNFVAELSTHYQNSAEFLSFYGLLNFYLYTLAFVYSPSKDAIYDSQLKDNPAFSMLNDSDDEVIYGSDYEEMPLQNGRAIKATAKYQNESDSD